DNA from Tripterygium wilfordii isolate XIE 37 chromosome 15, ASM1340144v1, whole genome shotgun sequence:
GAGCTCACTTATTTTGCGTTCACACGCTGAGTTTTGATCTAACTTATCAGGAAAATTTTTATATGCGCAAGTTTAATGGTCCGAATTTAGAttcatatcaaatgttcaatATGATGTTGTTATTGGCTATTTAAAACGAACGAACTTGAATGGAAACGAACTTGAATGGAAAAGGAGGTGGTGAATAAGGGCTTTCAAATATGGCTGGGTTTAAAAGGTCTGCCTAGGTTTGGCTAAGGTTGGCCCAATCTATGATGGACTTGGGCTTAATTTAGAAATTCAAAACCCAacccaatttttaagttacgcCTAAAAGACATAATTACCCTCAGGTGGTATAATTCCTTCAGAAAGTAAAGGGTCCCTAAAACCCTTCAACGGAGagtctttcaagtttcaacttctACTCTTCTCTCCCGCAAATACGCTAAACCCTAATACCAAATCTTTATCTGCGATAGCGTCAATGGCAGACAccgtggtttcgctggataagCTGAAGGCCTTTCTCCGTTCTCAGGTTCAGGATGAGGAGAAGTGGGCTGCAAACGTGGTACCATATTCtattctctgtttttctttttctgctttgaATTTCCTCTTTTACATATGTCTTTGCGCCGCTTGTGTTGTTGATCGGCTAGTTTAGGGGTGTTCATTTTACTCTGGTGCGTGTATTGTGGTTTGGGAGAGCTGGAGTATGATTCTAATCGAAAGTccagatttttatttatttattgtgatGGATATTGCTTTCTCATGgaatttttttagttatttggttgctgagaaagaaATTGTGTCTAATCAATTGATGATAGAACTGAGTTTTCAACTGGAAGATGAAACTTAATTGAATTGTTTCTATTTGCCTATGAGCTATTATGATTTTGATTGGCATTATAATCTATAGGAATGTCTGCAGCAggattttgtaaaattgaacCCTTCTGGATTTTGAGGGATATTTGGCTTGCCAGGTTTCAATTGTTTTATTGGATTACAATTGGCCTATCTCGTGTGTATCTGTCACATATTTGTATCAGGTAGGTGGTAGTAATTCGTCAACTTGTTATTTTATCCCTGAAAAATGGATATCAGATATGTAATATGTTTTCTATGAAGAATATAGTTATGGCATGTTTTAATAACAAAACTATCAGTATAGTTGACAAgtttttaaatttgaattgaTTGTTTCTTGAAATGATAGAGGAAGGTGTTTTTTACTTTTAGCCTTTTAGGAAATGTACAATCTTATGAGTTAGTTGATGTGCACTTGCGATTGTGCATGTACGCATGCTTGTGCTTATGCGTGCGGGTGTGTGGGCGCTGGTGTGtgtttaatgtttatattaattACTTGATTATCAGCAGAGGACACTTAGTCTTATTCTTGTGGTTATTTTTTTCTGAATGGATAAAACTTTATGAAAGAGCACCAAGATGGTGCGCCTCCGGAAGTCTTTTTCTTGTGTTCAAGACTATCAGGGCCTGCTTAAATGCCTGTTCACCATTTTGACGTGCGTGTGATGTCTGTCCATGAGTTTGTGCGGACATGTGCAGCATGTGTTTGATGCACAGTTGCACACTCAATGGTCTTGCAGCTGTGTCCATAATTCATCCTATGTCTGCCACAACTTAACGTGGTTGTATATGTTTTGTTTAGTTGATAGGCAGGTTCTCTTATGTGTGAACTGACGTAAATTATTGCTGCGTAGGATGATAGTCTTGTTGAAATTTAATGCATTGCTAGGTGCCTAGGTATAGACAATGACTTTTAAATCAGAGTCTTTCTTGTTCAAGTGTTTATGAGATTTTGAATCAGAATTTGGTCAATCCCTTTATAGTTTTATGATAGAAACTTGGGAGCCAGAACATTTTTAATGAACTCATCTGGTGCATGTGTGCACTGTTCGTCTGTTTGTTCAGGAGCTACATTATAGAAAATTAGAGGTTTACAAGTATCAGGGGAAGTTAAAGCTTTTTCAATAGTGCCTCTCCATCATTAGAATGCTATGGAATTACTTGTTTCGCAGCAAACAGACTGTGATGTCGGTGGAATAATTTTATTTGGGTTTTCAGAATTAATGGTATTAAATTTTCTAATTATTCTTGCAGAAATTGCTACGGGCAGCTGGGATTTTTGCTGGATCCATCTTTCTGATGCGTAATTATGGTGAACTTATGGCGATATGAGGTGGATGACCACAGCGTTTCTTGagttgtatgtttttttttttgcttttttgggTCAACTCTTTGATTCTGGAATGATATGCTTTGCATATACACTTCAATTTGAAGTTGGTTAATGTCAGCTAATCAATGgtcgttttttttcttctttattttgctgAAAGACAAGCCGCGCCAAATGGtttgaaaagaaatgaaataatttttattcaGAGATTGTCGTTTTTGGTACTGGAGCTTCATTATTCTGTAATAGCACTGTAGCTCGAGGAGCATAGCTCTAAAGTAGCGGAACTCCCAACCTGACGTCTTTGGTTACACCTTGTGCAATCCTATTGATTCAGATGTTCTGCCTAAGTCGGCATAAATTGAACTAAATCGTCACAGCATTTTAGACGGTATATATGATAGTATTTAAAATGGTATATATGTTATGGGATGCTAGTGTGTATATACTCTTTAATTTTGACATGTGAATGCTGTTTTTTCAACCATTAAACCGTCAATGAAGTATCACCAAAtgtaagtttaaaaaaaaatatttttacagACCCAAATGTCCTCTGTTATCATCTACCAAAAGCCATCCCATCCTTTTATCAGTTTCGATGATAGGCCGAGCAGGGGTGAGTTCATGCAATTTaatacttttgattgcattgcaTTGGCGTTACAAATTAAATCCAATCCGGACATTCTTGTCTAGTTCATAAATTGACGAGATAAAATTGTTGTCTTTTTAATATTTCACAaaccaatatttttatttttttacatttttatggaattgcATTGTATAAGATGATAACGAGTTATTTTGTGTACAAAGCTTAGCAGCGACGTACACAACACAAATTTTTACGCAAAATCCATACAGatgatttttttcatttgtttgaaagaaagggaaacaaaaaaaaccgTGAAAACTTTCATTTCAATTGCTTCTATGTGACCGGACTGCCGTCAAGTCTAGTTTTTAAAGTGCAAACAGGCCCTTCCATGGCCGGATTGAAGAGAGAAATACTATCCGCTCCGGTTGGATCTTTTTGCCTTTTCCTTGGTTCTATGATCTGTATCCGTCTCTCCAGTGAAATTAAGCTTAATGGGTTTGTCCGCCAACCTCTCTTCGAATCATCTGGTACGACATCATTGTCTGGATCGTAAATTCCTTCTCTTCCTGTAATACTCGCGAGTCAAATTTATCTCGTTCATTGTTTTTGGCTTCCTTGATATGGCCTCTTATAGATGCTGATTTTGTGATGACCTTTTAGGGGCTTTTCTTTCTGTTTATATGTTTACAACCTCAGTGACTGACCTACAAGTTCAAAAAGTTGAGCGCTTTCAGTGGGGGAGATAAACTGAGACATTATTAAGCTCTACCCAGTAGACAATATGGAGAACCCACATGAAACCCAATTCTCAGACCTCAATCTGAGACTCTCTCTGGGTGGCATTT
Protein-coding regions in this window:
- the LOC120016183 gene encoding mitochondrial import receptor subunit TOM5 homolog, with translation MADTVVSLDKLKAFLRSQVQDEEKWAANVKLLRAAGIFAGSIFLMRNYGELMAI